The Solanum lycopersicum chromosome 2, SLM_r2.1 DNA window ATTATTGTAAGCACCAAGGTCATGATGAAGATAGTTGTCGCTTGATctcaaaaagaaatcaaaataacaaacaaaactGATGATACCATTCAAGTTGTTTTAAAAGGTACTTTCAATAGTGAAAACTATATACCAAGGTGATGCGAGAGAAATACTAGATGAAAAAAGAAGGATTGTAGATATCGATCAAAGTAAAGCTACTTCTTTAGATCGACAATTGATTGTTTTCAACTATCGAAAACAAAGATAATTGCAATAAGCAACAGGTTGCTACTAATGAGGcgcaagaaagaaaaaaattgggcTGAATTTGATGTCTAATGCAACTAAAAACAAAAGGGGAACACCAAGAGTAGGGGTTTGATGTGTCACAAGATGGAAATTAATGGATTCTGAACAAAAACTAATGGATACATCTGATGTTGAAGATGCTGAAAAATCTGGGCAACATGTATTGCGAGTTGAATTCGAGAATGCAACTAAAGCTGAACATTGGTTGTACTAGTAGTCGAACCCCTTTCCCAATTAGTTGAAATAATTCTCCATATTTGGTTGAGATAGAAATTATGTTGGGTCATAACCCGCCAAGTTTACTTTGAcatcaatttttcatatatttatttgtctTCATTGTATTTACATCTAGTATCAATTTCATCTAGTGTATCTTGTGTACCATGTGTACCAATTTAATGTATCCACTATCAATTTCATCTAATGTATCcgatattaatttaataaatctaATGTCAATTCCATATAATATAATGCATTAGAAAAGCCATAAGGAATCTGTATTTGCATTTGAACAATGTCTTTTTCATATCTATAAATAGGTTCTACATGAAGACATAAGAAcatgttttaaaagaaaaaaaaacgtaTTTTGAAAATCAAGTACTACTAACCAAACGATtgaaataaatttcaatttaacaAACTCAAGAACATTAATTGAGTCAACTTCCCGGAAGGAGATACTCCAGAGGAGGTTCAAGTTACAAGCCGCTGCTAAACATCAAATATAACCTGATCATTGTATGAGACAATACTGAAACTACTCAGCTATAGTTCTTCCTCATTCCGCggagaaccaaaaaaaaaagaattcaggAACCTTGAATGGAATAATTCATAAGTTTATCTAAAAGCATAAGAAGAACTATAAATTGTCCAATTGGTACTAAGATGAGGGGTGATCTAGCTAAATCAAAGCAAGTTAAAGCTTCATTTCACTCTCTAACATCTGAATGTCCTGTAATTCAATGAACTTATTTTTTCCAGTAAGCTTTTCACTAAATATTCTGCGTCTTGCTTCAATGGCCTGTAATATTCAAATGCACGAGTGGTAAGAATAAGCCATAAGGTGGTTTCTACATCCAAAGAAAAAGTGTCCAACTCCGTAACTCAACCCCATAAACTAGGCATAAGATGAGAATTGGCCAAGTTTTTATAACGCCATCCAATGCAGAACACTTAACAATAACCAAAAGAAAGTGTCAACGCCAGTGAGTGTAACAAATCGAAGGTAAGAGTTGAATAGTTGTGAACCTGTTTTTCCCAATTGGTGAAGCCTGTGACAAGGGAGAGCGAAATACATTGCACAGTTGTTCCAGCCACCAATCCACTCCAAAGACCCTTGCCTTTTAGATGAAATACAAATCCAAGTAATAGAACCGCGGGAATTCCAACTAAATAATATGCTCCAAGGTTCACATAGGCTCCAATATGCTGCCACCCGCTTCCTCTGGCAACTCCTGATTAGAGGCAGATTCACGATTTAAATTCTTTAAACATATGAGTTCAGAACATAGTATATATGTACTAATTTTTAGAGCTTTCACATTTACATATCTATGATCTAAATAAAGAAGTCTAGGCTCAATTGTGCACATATCAGCTGCTGCTCCTGATGCAATGAAAAAGCAACACCAAAAGGCATGAGGACAACTCTTATTATCTCGTTGATCACTTTCATTTattgtatttcaaaatttaaaagctGGAATAACTCTTCTTGTctcaacacaaaaataaaagcaaatgAGGATGGTAAAAGAAATAACCTGATAGTACAGCTTGGATGCCGTCCATGATGATTGATATGCAAAGAATAGGAGTAATTTCTGCGACATAGGTGACTACTTCTTTCTCATAAGAAAATGCATAGCCCCATACATTGCGGACCACAAATAGAGTTATACTTGCAAGAACAAACTCAGTAGCTGAAAGAACTATCACAGCAGCGAGAGCAATTTTTGCCGCTTGCGGCCTCCCAGCTCCAAGCTCATTTGAAATCCGTGTACTACGTACAATAATAATTACTTGGAATTTCTCATATTTATATCTTTAAGCAGCTAAATGCTAGGTTGATAGGACAGAAGCAAACCTTGCTGCAGCACCGAAAGAATAAGGTATATGGTAGTGCACAGTAGTGATTGTAAAGCTGCTCTCCACGAAATTGGACCATGACAATGCATCAGTATATAATCATTTCAAATATCAAAGTTGAAAAAAAGGAACATTACGTAGGAAAGGAAGCATACCATATGGACAGAACGGATGTTTCTAGCATCGGATTTGGAAACAGACCAGAGAGCAGAATGATTAGCTCAAATGCCCACCATTCCAAGCTATAATTATgttccaacaaaaaaaaaattgaggtaaTACATAAAGGATCAACAGACAAGAATCATGTTTAAACTCAAATCACAAACAGTATTGAGATTACCAAACCATTACAGCAGATGGGATGGCAAAGCGGAAGAAGTCCCCAGTAGTCAGGAAAACATCTGTAGAGAATGAAGCTCGAGTCTTTTCACAAACCGATGAGTACTTCACATAAAGTATAAGCAAGATCACATTCAACCAATAGGATAAACTGATTGACAATGCTGCTCCGGCAATCCCTAAATTCAATTTGAATATAAAGGCCCAACAAATCGTAACTTGGAAGCATAAAGATACAACTGCACTTAAAAGCATTGGTTGGATTAAACTCTGTGCCTGCAGATACCGAACAAGTGACTGAAGAATAGCATATGGAAATAGTGTAGGAATGAGCCAAATCGCGTACTTTCCAGCTTCAGTTGCAATGGAAGGATCTTGGCCCGTCAATATAAGAAGTTTATCCGTAAAGATCCACAGAACAGAGACTGGTATACATACCAGAAACAGACAAATAATAGCACTATAAGTAAAAGTTCCAAGTTTTCGATATTGTCCTGCTCCATAGGCCTGCCCACATAGAGTCTCCAGTGCACTACACATTCCAAACTGTTCCACAAAGTATATCCATGATGATTTTCATCTATACAAAGGATAAGAAAGGTATGCAAGCTAGCGATCTTTGTGTTAATAAGTTCCTTTTTTATTGGCAAGACATGGAGCAATAATCCAACGGCaagaacaataacaatataaCCTGTGAATCCTACTACGTATggtctggggagggtagagtgtatgcAAACCTTATCACTACCTCGTCAAGATAGAGAGGTTGTTAACAAAAGACTCTCggctcaaatatattaaactctAGTAGCAGAagaataaaacaatgaaaaaaaagcATAGTCATTAATTAGAAAAGCGGTCCAAAGTCTATAAGAAAGGAATATTAAGAAACATCAAAATAGTATGATAAGAAAACACAATAAGTGGCAGGAACTAAAAGGGTATGACTAGTACTAAGACTATTATCCCTGTACCCTAATTCGTGCCCTGCACTCCTTCCCATCTAGAGTCATATACTCGGTAATATGAAAATGTATCATGTTTTGTCTTATCACCTCTCCCCGGTACTTCTTCAACCTATCTCTACCCCTCAGTGTGCCCTTTACAACCAGCCTCTCGCATTTCCTCAGTGGGGTCTCTACATATGTCCAAACTATTTCAATCTCGTGCTCTCATCTTGTCCGCCACAGAAACCACTCCTACCTTCTCCTGAATAACCTTATTCTTAATCTTATCTCTCCAAACATCATCTCAACATCCGCAACATGCACCTTGTGCACATGTGAGTTCTTGACTAGTCAGCAATCCAACACATACATCAAGGGCAGTCTAACCACCCCTCTATAGAACTCCCCTTTTAAGTTAAAGATAGTACTTTTTTATCATACAAGACTCTAGAGACAAGTTTCCATTTCATCCATGTATCCCTAATGCAATGTGTGACATCATCGTCATAGACCCAATATACTTGAAACATTTTCGCGTGAGAATAATCTGTGTGACAAGCCTTACTTCTACGACTGCCTTAATTATGTGACGCAACATTGAAATATTTAGTTTTGGTCTTGCTCAACGTGAACCCTTTGGACTTCAGAACCTAGCATTAACTCCGTCCAATGTGTCATCGATCAGAACACTATACTGTATGCAAATAGCATACACCAAGGAATTGCTCCCGAGGAacagaataataatataaagtata harbors:
- the LOC101244553 gene encoding protein DETOXIFICATION 9-like isoform X2, with product MLRHIIKAVVEFGMCSALETLCGQAYGAGQYRKLGTFTYSAIICLFLVCIPVSVLWIFTDKLLILTGQDPSIATEAGKYAIWLIPTLFPYAILQSLVRYLQAQSLIQPMLLSAVVSLCFQVTICWAFIFKLNLGIAGAALSISLSYWLNVILLILYVKYSSVCEKTRASFSTDVFLTTGDFFRFAIPSAVMVCLEWWAFELIILLSGLFPNPMLETSVLSICFTITTVHYHIPYSFGAAASTRISNELGAGRPQAAKIALAAVIVLSATEFVLASITLFVVRNVWGYAFSYEKEVVTYVAEITPILCISIIMDGIQAVLSGVARGSGWQHIGAYVNLGAYYLVGIPAVLLLGFVFHLKGKGLWSGLVAGTTVQCISLSLVTGFTNWEKQAIEARRRIFSEKLTGKNKFIELQDIQMLESEMKL
- the LOC101244553 gene encoding protein DETOXIFICATION 14-like isoform X1, with amino-acid sequence MTEEEPLVNLEKEDVVVTEKVFIEEVKETSRIALPMIVVTVSQYLLRVSPMIMLGHLGELSLSSASIATSLSNVTGYSVLFGMCSALETLCGQAYGAGQYRKLGTFTYSAIICLFLVCIPVSVLWIFTDKLLILTGQDPSIATEAGKYAIWLIPTLFPYAILQSLVRYLQAQSLIQPMLLSAVVSLCFQVTICWAFIFKLNLGIAGAALSISLSYWLNVILLILYVKYSSVCEKTRASFSTDVFLTTGDFFRFAIPSAVMVCLEWWAFELIILLSGLFPNPMLETSVLSICFTITTVHYHIPYSFGAAASTRISNELGAGRPQAAKIALAAVIVLSATEFVLASITLFVVRNVWGYAFSYEKEVVTYVAEITPILCISIIMDGIQAVLSGVARGSGWQHIGAYVNLGAYYLVGIPAVLLLGFVFHLKGKGLWSGLVAGTTVQCISLSLVTGFTNWEKQAIEARRRIFSEKLTGKNKFIELQDIQMLESEMKL